The following DNA comes from Cyanobacteriota bacterium.
AGTTCTCTTATGACACCAAGCGCAGTACCATAGCCGCCTGTAGCCAACGCTCCAGCATTACAAATAGTCAGAACCCGGTATCTCTGAAGCCCAGCCATAACGGATTTACTTCTCAGCTTAGATTTAATGTACTGAGCAGCATTCATACTCATCACTTTGCATCTTTGGATATCATCTTCTAAAATCCAATGAGCCTTAGTTAGTATTTTTTGATAAATAGTTTTTGGATCATCCAAGTCACAGCCTTTAATGACAGCTTGCACTTGATTAAGCGCCCACATTAAATTCACTGCTGTCGGTCTTGTTGATCTTAATAAGGCATCAGCCTCACAAAGATCCGCTCCAGCCTTTGCAGCAAGCGCCATTCCGTAAGCGGCGGCAATACCAATCAAAGGCGCCCCGCGCAAAGTCATGTTTTTTATAGCTTCAGCCATAGACTGATGGTCTTGAATTTGAACATGCTTCAATTCATAAGGCAGCTCTCTTTGATCAATCAAGCTAACAGTTTGAGAATCACTATCCCAAGCTAAAGGTCGAATCGTATCGAATTTCGTATTAGTTTCTAGAACCTGCATCAAGATAAAATTGTATCACAAGTCAAAACCGTTACGTTTTTAACACCGGGTGATAAACAAGTAACGGTTTGCTATAATTTCGCTCATGAATACACAACAAACTTTTTTAGCAATCAAACCAGAAGCATACACTAGAGGTGATGCCACTGGAATAATAACAATGCTCAGCAAATTACTTCCTGACGCAAAATGCGTGGCAATGAAAAGCTATCAACCAAGCGAAGAGCTAGCAAAAGAGCACTATGCAGCGCTTAGCGACAAACCATTTTTCCCTGAATTAATCGAATCATTTACAGCTGGTTCTATACTTGGAATGGTTTGGGAAGGCGAAAATATCGTATCGAAAGCAAGAGAAGCAATGGGTGCAACTGATCCAAGTGCTGCTGCTGAAGGTACAATACGCAAGAAATACGGCAAACACATAGGTGATAACGCTATACACGGCAGTGATACAGAGCCAGGCTCAGCCGAGCGTGAGGTTAAAATCCATTTCCCCGAAGGTAGATTTAGCGAGATTGCTGATCCTGCAAGCAAAAGCCGAGAGCTTTGCCAAGCGGCTGCGTAGACACTTCTGATTAATACAAATTCTTTATAAAAAACCTTGTATTTTTAGCTTAGATTAAGCTAAAATTGTCCACTGAGTATGTTAAAAATTAGATTTCAGAGATTTGGCAAGAAAAAAGCACCTATGTACAGAATATCTGTACTAGAAAAGTCTTGCAAAAGAGATGGTAAACCAGTAGAAGTACTAGGGTTTTACAATCCAAAAAGCAAGGAGCTAGTTTTAAATACAGAAAGAGCCAAGTACTGGCAAACAGTAGGAGCGCAAGCATCTGAATCAGTTAGCTCAGTACTAAAAAGAGAGCCTATTCATGATTTAGTAAGTGGTCCATACCAACACAAAGCTAAAGACAGAGCTGAAAAAGTCAAAGCTAGAGAAGAATTAGTTGCACAATCAACAAAAAACACCAAAGCTAAGAAAAAACATGCTGAAGCAAAAGTCAACGCTGTTAAAGAAGCTGAAGCTGCCAAAATTGCTGAAGCCCAAGCCAAGATTGCTGAAGCAGAAGCTGCCAAAGTTGCAGCAGAAGAAGCTAAAGCTGCTCCAGAAGAAGCAACAACTGAAGAAACACCAGCTGCTTAACAATTCACTAGACTGCAAGTCTACTTATTAGACCTGTTTCGAAACAAGTCT
Coding sequences within:
- a CDS encoding nucleoside-diphosphate kinase, producing MNTQQTFLAIKPEAYTRGDATGIITMLSKLLPDAKCVAMKSYQPSEELAKEHYAALSDKPFFPELIESFTAGSILGMVWEGENIVSKAREAMGATDPSAAAEGTIRKKYGKHIGDNAIHGSDTEPGSAEREVKIHFPEGRFSEIADPASKSRELCQAAA
- the rpsP gene encoding 30S ribosomal protein S16 — protein: MLKIRFQRFGKKKAPMYRISVLEKSCKRDGKPVEVLGFYNPKSKELVLNTERAKYWQTVGAQASESVSSVLKREPIHDLVSGPYQHKAKDRAEKVKAREELVAQSTKNTKAKKKHAEAKVNAVKEAEAAKIAEAQAKIAEAEAAKVAAEEAKAAPEEATTEETPAA
- the mtnA gene encoding S-methyl-5-thioribose-1-phosphate isomerase, yielding MQVLETNTKFDTIRPLAWDSDSQTVSLIDQRELPYELKHVQIQDHQSMAEAIKNMTLRGAPLIGIAAAYGMALAAKAGADLCEADALLRSTRPTAVNLMWALNQVQAVIKGCDLDDPKTIYQKILTKAHWILEDDIQRCKVMSMNAAQYIKSKLRSKSVMAGLQRYRVLTICNAGALATGGYGTALGVIRELAKENLVEMVYACETRPRQQGSRLTAWEMSHDQIPVTLISDNMVAHVMKQGLVDLVVTGADRIAANGDAANKIGTYGVAIQAKFHEIPFFVAAPKSTFDMSLETGDLIPIEERSAEEVSYINGKSITASTGVEFFNPAFDVTPSGLIERTFTEEG